A single Arachidicoccus sp. BS20 DNA region contains:
- a CDS encoding bifunctional UDP-N-acetylmuramoyl-tripeptide:D-alanyl-D-alanine ligase/alanine racemase, translated as MYPIQSISEIIEAESLFADKEIKIEHLITDSRRITFAASSLFFAIKTEHRNGADFVEEAYRQGIRNFVLQENIDTGKYKDANFLFVKNTLASLQKLAAFHRLQFHYPVIGITGSNGKTIVKEWLNFLLNDDYKIIRSPRSYNSQIGVPLSVWEMGEEDNLGIFEAGISEVNKMENLEKIIQPEIGIFTNLGDAHEKGFTSKQQKLEEKIKLFQHSKIVFANADDEQIISTLKKKTSAQILSYGKNQQATLKIIDIKKEQRQTTVVADYQAKEISITIPFIDDASLQNACVCWLAAIYLNIDEKIIQQKMLQLPVIDMRLQVLPAINNCTIINDSYSLDIDSLSVGLDLLNQQLLSKTLILSDFHNDDERIYQSAINILVNKKINRLIIIGKNWQQYQTELKNKIAAVETYSTSNDFINHFQPNHFKNEAILLKGARCFHFEELLNLLIQKVHQTRLEINLSNIVHNLKEYRKHLKPTTKVMAMVKAFAYGSGSIEIASILQYHKIDYLTVAYADEGVELRNAGINIPIMVMNTDEYGFETIVQHNLEPEIYSFKILNEFAVFLQKQGVAQFPVHLKIDTGMHRLGFEESQMDDLIAGLKANKSLVIKSVFSHLVGSEDAAEDDFTKKQTDIFIRCCAQIENALQYKFIRHISNSAAIIRHPEIQFDMVRLGIGLYGVNYTPEKMDLKVVASLKTTIAQIKHEQPGDSVGYNQKGKINKPTTTATIRIGYADGYNRRFSNGAGFVLINNQPAKVIGNVAMDMTMVDITDIPNVKEGDDVEVFGENLPVQKLAKQSGTIAYEIFTSVGQRVKRVYVEE; from the coding sequence ATGTATCCAATCCAATCAATAAGCGAAATAATCGAAGCGGAAAGTCTTTTCGCCGATAAAGAAATTAAGATAGAACACTTAATTACGGACAGCCGCAGGATTACTTTTGCGGCTTCGTCATTGTTCTTTGCGATAAAGACGGAACACAGGAACGGCGCGGATTTCGTCGAAGAAGCCTATCGGCAGGGAATCAGAAATTTTGTGTTGCAGGAAAATATTGATACCGGAAAATATAAGGATGCGAATTTTTTATTCGTGAAAAATACGCTTGCTTCTTTGCAAAAATTGGCGGCGTTTCATAGGTTGCAATTTCATTATCCCGTTATCGGTATTACGGGCAGCAACGGCAAAACGATTGTGAAAGAATGGTTGAATTTTTTATTGAATGATGATTATAAAATCATTCGCAGTCCGCGCAGTTACAACTCGCAAATCGGTGTTCCGTTGAGCGTTTGGGAAATGGGCGAAGAAGATAATCTCGGCATTTTTGAAGCAGGCATTTCGGAAGTGAATAAGATGGAAAATCTTGAAAAAATCATTCAGCCGGAAATAGGAATCTTTACCAATCTCGGCGATGCGCACGAAAAAGGCTTTACAAGTAAGCAACAAAAACTGGAGGAAAAAATAAAGCTATTCCAACATTCAAAAATTGTTTTTGCCAATGCAGATGATGAACAAATTATTTCAACACTAAAGAAAAAAACTTCCGCGCAAATATTGTCTTACGGAAAAAACCAACAGGCAACTTTAAAAATTATTGACATAAAAAAAGAACAGCGGCAAACAACGGTTGTTGCTGATTATCAGGCAAAGGAAATTTCAATTACCATTCCTTTTATCGATGATGCTTCCCTTCAAAACGCTTGTGTTTGCTGGCTTGCAGCAATTTATTTGAATATTGATGAAAAAATTATCCAACAAAAAATGTTGCAATTACCCGTGATAGATATGCGTTTGCAAGTATTGCCCGCGATAAATAATTGTACTATTATCAACGACAGTTACAGTTTGGATATCGATTCATTGAGTGTCGGTTTAGATTTGCTCAATCAACAGTTGTTGTCTAAAACACTGATTCTATCTGACTTTCACAATGATGATGAAAGAATTTATCAATCGGCGATAAATATTTTAGTGAATAAAAAAATTAACCGCTTAATTATCATTGGCAAAAACTGGCAACAATATCAAACTGAATTGAAAAATAAAATTGCCGCTGTTGAAACATATTCAACAAGTAATGATTTCATTAATCATTTTCAGCCAAATCATTTTAAGAACGAAGCCATTCTGCTGAAAGGTGCACGCTGCTTTCATTTCGAAGAGTTGTTGAATCTGTTGATTCAAAAAGTCCATCAGACAAGATTGGAAATTAATTTATCCAATATCGTTCATAACTTAAAAGAATATCGCAAGCATCTCAAACCGACGACCAAAGTAATGGCGATGGTCAAAGCATTTGCTTACGGCAGCGGGAGTATTGAAATTGCGAGCATTTTGCAGTACCACAAAATCGATTATCTCACGGTAGCTTATGCCGATGAAGGCGTTGAATTGCGCAACGCGGGAATCAACATTCCGATAATGGTTATGAACACCGATGAATATGGTTTTGAAACGATTGTTCAACACAATTTAGAACCCGAAATTTATTCGTTCAAAATACTGAACGAGTTTGCGGTATTTCTCCAAAAGCAAGGCGTGGCGCAGTTTCCCGTTCATTTAAAGATTGATACAGGCATGCACCGTTTGGGTTTTGAAGAAAGTCAGATGGATGATTTAATTGCTGGGTTGAAAGCTAATAAGTCATTGGTCATTAAGTCAGTTTTCAGTCATTTGGTAGGAAGCGAAGACGCGGCTGAAGACGATTTTACAAAAAAGCAAACCGATATTTTTATTCGCTGTTGCGCTCAAATTGAAAATGCTTTGCAATACAAATTCATCCGTCATATCTCAAATTCCGCAGCAATCATCCGTCATCCTGAAATACAATTTGATATGGTTCGTTTGGGAATTGGTTTGTATGGCGTGAATTATACGCCCGAAAAAATGGACTTAAAAGTCGTTGCTTCATTGAAGACAACCATTGCGCAAATTAAGCATGAGCAACCCGGTGATTCGGTCGGTTATAACCAAAAAGGGAAAATTAATAAACCTACAACAACCGCAACAATTCGTATCGGTTATGCAGATGGTTACAACCGAAGATTCAGCAATGGTGCGGGTTTCGTATTAATCAATAATCAGCCTGCTAAAGTTATCGGCAATGTGGCGATGGATATGACAATGGTGGACATAACGGATATTCCAAATGTGAAAGAAGGCGACGATGTAGAAGTGTTTGGCGAAAATCTTCCTGTTCAAAAACTTGCCAAGCAAAGCGGAACAATTGCTTATGAAATTTTTACATCCGTTGGGCAAAGAGTGAAAAGGGTTTATGTGGAAGAATGA
- a CDS encoding DUF4252 domain-containing protein, with protein sequence MNRYFILIAIFIMLSTASFAQKTINTFIEKYGQIKNVELYDALKMMSSQVNDTLPPEKKAIIKKLKTFQVMNIQFDESNKNTITDEIVKLKANLLKDKYEELASFKSNGSKSIAMVFIPENKAEKDYVQIVEQDDTAYIIHIAGEMTDNEFSKLIASISISENADN encoded by the coding sequence ATGAACCGCTATTTTATTTTGATTGCGATATTTATAATGCTTTCCACAGCTTCATTTGCACAGAAAACAATTAATACATTTATCGAAAAATACGGACAAATTAAAAATGTCGAGTTGTATGATGCACTCAAAATGATGTCAAGTCAAGTGAATGACACACTGCCTCCCGAAAAAAAGGCAATAATAAAAAAGTTGAAGACCTTTCAAGTAATGAATATTCAATTTGATGAAAGTAATAAAAACACAATAACTGATGAGATAGTAAAATTGAAGGCTAATTTGCTGAAAGATAAATATGAGGAATTGGCATCATTCAAATCAAACGGCAGCAAATCCATTGCTATGGTCTTTATACCTGAGAATAAAGCAGAGAAAGATTATGTGCAAATTGTAGAACAAGACGATACTGCATATATCATACATATAGCAGGAGAAATGACAGACAATGAATTCTCAAAACTCATTGCAAGCATAAGCATCAGTGAAAACGCGGATAATTAA
- a CDS encoding DUF4252 domain-containing protein → MKQFKKIIVLFAAIFLLCTQAFSQSDAIGKFFNQYVNDDNFTVVSISPKMFKMLSKVNWDDVSPDVKQTVSQITSLRLLETEKNAQQIYRDAARKLNLASYEELMTVRDGGDNVKFLVKENNNIISELLMLVGSDDDFVLMSITGNIDLDKMAKLGQTLNIQDMDKLKNVRKKK, encoded by the coding sequence ATGAAACAGTTTAAAAAAATAATCGTCTTGTTTGCAGCAATATTTTTGCTTTGCACACAGGCATTTTCGCAAAGCGATGCCATCGGCAAGTTTTTCAACCAGTATGTAAATGACGATAATTTCACGGTCGTTTCCATCAGCCCGAAAATGTTTAAGATGTTATCGAAAGTCAACTGGGACGATGTAAGTCCCGATGTAAAACAAACGGTAAGCCAAATCACAAGTTTGCGTTTACTTGAAACGGAAAAAAATGCGCAACAAATATATAGAGATGCTGCAAGAAAACTGAACCTTGCTTCTTACGAAGAACTGATGACCGTGCGGGATGGCGGCGACAATGTGAAATTTCTTGTGAAGGAAAACAACAATATCATTTCCGAATTGCTGATGCTCGTTGGCAGCGATGACGATTTTGTATTGATGTCGATTACCGGAAATATTGATTTAGACAAGATGGCAAAGCTTGGACAAACGCTGAATATTCAGGATATGGACAAGCTGAAGAATGTAAGAAAGAAAAAATAA
- a CDS encoding alpha-2-macroglobulin family protein translates to MKNIISVVAFIICTVQVQSQSRFQKEWKIVDSLLSKQSQPKTALDEVNKIYNNAARLNIADEKIKAIIYRLNIEQTIKDNDINANIAVVENQITQSNNSVEKSLLQTMEAQLLINYLNQNRWQILNRKETVNYIKTDIATWSAEDFAVKIHQLFENALNNDKLKTTPNKDYSAIVIKGNVTKLRPTLYDLVAHFALDYYKTNPSTNTKPIEEFQLNQTEALSDAQTFIHYPFATKDTLSAQYQTVQLFQDILQFHINDENKAAFVDADEERIDWCYNNLINENKDNLYLTVLKNILSIYPNLPEAKQAAYLQAQYYSNNASGYNAYGDTTHRYDYAKAMEIISQNIDTKDTSEGLINLLQLKNSITQKSLNIQIESINSPNLPMRTLFNYKNVSKVYLRVLKISRNTNLNLGDSAYWATLIRYKNIVAKSQQQLPSNDDYQRHSAELKIDALPAGSYILLASDSENFSTKSKLSSVNFDVSALSYISNGNDYFVLNRETGKPIDNAKVNFTIEKNKKYRIYKTVTTNGEGYFKKPEPNNDDKRYNDGYILKNNDTLDFSANYSYNYSRNNDDDDDESPAEYEEDKAQIYFYTDRAIYRPGQKIYYKGIALTKDKTTHNDKLWQTKDSLHIYLKDVNNKIVDSAVRFVNDYSSFAGTFNIPQNVLTGNFSIDADDVNGRTNFRVEEYKRPTFYADFDTVKSQYKLNDSITVTGFAKAYAGNNVDGAQVKVNVERTARFPYPWLYGRIYPYSSSKEIFNDTVTTDENGKFTIRFKASPDSSVDKKTEPIFNYNISVEVTDNNGETREAQKNISVGYKNMVINIGNAELLNIDTLKKIYVSTQNLEGEEIPANVTVKISPLQSPQRLIRKRFWSRPDQFVMDKKTYLKDFPYDEYDNETDQTSWQKSDVIYNHTMNDSLQNGFDIQNNHLQNGWYYVEATAKDKEGNEVKDVKYIRVVDYTMAQNEYLFGNNKTPYVETGKTDSITIGTGAKDVYVIQSFVKNDFKGNPTTTYSNFNIDAAQKLITYTTSESDKYGAAYGFAFVKNNRFYSDITGIYPVTMNNSLNINYATFRDKTEPGAKEKFIINVKNNDSSNANAELLSAMYDGSLDALYKQNWNLPYFGVNNYMRNNWSGGNTFRSNYGKINYSFRDNRYINKVYDELIFGNVYGGNLISHANLRRYIAESEKPYIYNRLNVQDAPIQSLLNGKAAGISINGNESLNDVVVVGYGVQRKQALTGATQNIQIRGTNSVTNNNPIYVVDGVVVNDINNISPDDITSTTVLKGDQATALYGSQAANGVVIIITKNGAQQTANVQPRTNFNETAFFYPQLHADKDGNYNIEFTMPDAVTSWRWMNLAYDKNLSFGYSEKNILSQKTLMVQPNVPRFLRAGDSIYLSAKISNLSDKTLSGNATIELINPMNNETITSWNVNSNAAFSVAANQSASVLFPIHIPEDYTEPLSIIIKASAGNYSDGEQHEVAVLSNRMLVTESLPLFMKGDGTKNFSFDKLKNNESNTLQNNSVTVEYTSNPVWYAVQSLPYLIQYPYECAEQTFNKFYANALGMYIVKSNPAIQSTFNQWLKDTTALQSNLEKNQELKTLLLNETPWVAAAESEATQKRNVANLFDAEKMNGQLTSLLNKLKELQLSSGGFAWFKGGYENRYITQYIITGIGKLMQLNSLPKNYLSQLSNISDKALTYLRSAIDKDYSDLVKNKIDLSKDNLSSIQMQYLLAKSYFDNGNNLSKAENYFYQQEKKYWTNQSNYFKSMIALTTYRHGDKIFAINEPVKSVLENAVEDSAKGMYWKDNRAGYFWYQAPIEQQSLMIDALNEIATKENNNELKDAVADMQQWLIINKQTNSWKTTKATADACYALLNANKNLNIDKRNVAIQLGNKTIQPDKTETGTGYFKEVIKGSDVKNDMGNITVKVSSPDKNITSPSYGSVYWQYFEDMDKITTAATNLSIHKKLFIEKNTDEGKKLFAVNDGDAVNIGDKLVCRIEIKTDRDMEFVHLKDMRASSMEPDNVLSSFKWQDGLGYYESTKDASTDFFFDMLRKGTYVFDYPVHITHSGRFSSGVATIECMYAPEFSSHSKGFIIRVNEK, encoded by the coding sequence ATGAAAAATATTATCTCAGTAGTTGCTTTTATTATTTGCACGGTACAAGTCCAGTCACAGAGCCGCTTTCAGAAAGAATGGAAAATTGTGGATAGCTTACTTTCAAAACAGAGCCAGCCTAAAACCGCTTTGGACGAAGTGAATAAAATTTATAACAACGCTGCTCGTTTGAATATTGCCGATGAAAAAATCAAAGCAATCATTTACCGGTTAAACATAGAACAAACGATAAAGGACAACGACATTAATGCAAACATTGCAGTAGTTGAAAACCAAATTACTCAGTCAAATAATTCGGTTGAAAAAAGCCTGCTGCAAACGATGGAAGCACAATTGCTAATTAATTATCTCAATCAAAACCGTTGGCAAATACTCAACAGAAAAGAAACCGTTAATTACATCAAAACGGATATTGCGACTTGGAGTGCAGAAGATTTTGCAGTAAAAATTCATCAATTGTTTGAAAATGCATTGAATAACGATAAACTGAAAACCACGCCGAATAAGGATTACAGTGCAATCGTCATAAAAGGAAATGTAACAAAGCTTCGCCCGACGTTGTACGATTTGGTGGCGCATTTTGCATTGGATTATTACAAAACAAATCCTTCAACGAATACAAAACCTATTGAAGAATTTCAACTGAATCAAACAGAAGCGTTGAGTGATGCGCAAACATTTATTCATTATCCGTTTGCGACAAAAGATACTTTATCGGCGCAATACCAGACTGTGCAATTGTTTCAGGACATTCTGCAATTCCATATCAACGATGAAAATAAAGCCGCGTTTGTGGATGCAGATGAAGAAAGAATTGATTGGTGTTATAATAATCTGATTAATGAGAACAAAGATAATTTGTACTTAACTGTATTGAAAAATATTCTTTCAATTTATCCGAATCTTCCGGAAGCTAAACAGGCTGCGTATTTGCAGGCGCAATATTATTCGAACAACGCTTCGGGTTACAATGCTTACGGAGACACAACACACAGATACGATTATGCAAAAGCAATGGAAATTATCAGTCAAAATATTGATACAAAAGATACAAGTGAAGGATTGATTAATTTATTGCAACTGAAAAATTCGATTACGCAAAAATCGCTGAACATCCAAATTGAAAGTATCAATTCTCCGAACTTGCCGATGCGTACTTTATTCAATTATAAAAATGTGTCGAAAGTTTATCTGCGTGTTTTAAAAATCAGCAGAAATACTAATCTTAATCTCGGAGATTCTGCTTATTGGGCAACATTAATTCGTTATAAAAATATAGTTGCAAAGTCGCAACAACAATTACCTTCAAACGATGATTATCAAAGGCATTCAGCTGAATTGAAGATTGATGCGTTGCCTGCTGGCAGTTATATATTGCTGGCAAGCGACAGCGAAAACTTCAGTACGAAAAGTAAATTATCTTCCGTCAATTTCGATGTTTCTGCATTGTCTTATATTTCCAACGGCAATGATTATTTCGTGCTGAACAGAGAAACAGGTAAGCCGATTGATAATGCAAAAGTGAATTTTACAATAGAGAAAAATAAAAAATATAGAATATATAAAACGGTTACCACTAACGGCGAGGGTTATTTTAAGAAACCTGAACCGAATAACGATGACAAAAGATATAATGACGGATATATTCTAAAAAATAACGACACGCTCGATTTCAGCGCAAATTATTCATATAATTATTCAAGGAATAATGACGATGATGATGACGAAAGCCCTGCCGAATATGAAGAAGACAAAGCGCAAATTTATTTTTATACAGACAGGGCAATTTATCGTCCGGGACAAAAAATTTATTATAAGGGAATAGCATTAACTAAAGATAAAACCACGCACAACGATAAGCTCTGGCAAACAAAAGATTCGCTGCATATTTATTTGAAAGATGTCAATAATAAAATCGTTGATTCGGCTGTCCGGTTTGTAAATGATTATTCCTCTTTTGCAGGCACTTTCAATATTCCTCAAAATGTATTGACAGGCAACTTTTCCATTGATGCAGATGATGTAAACGGAAGAACAAATTTTCGTGTGGAAGAATATAAGCGCCCGACTTTTTATGCCGATTTCGATACTGTAAAATCTCAATACAAACTCAACGACAGCATTACCGTTACGGGTTTCGCGAAAGCGTATGCGGGCAATAATGTTGACGGCGCACAGGTAAAAGTAAATGTGGAACGCACGGCGCGTTTTCCTTATCCGTGGTTGTACGGCAGAATATATCCTTATTCTTCTTCGAAAGAAATATTCAACGATACCGTAACAACGGACGAGAACGGCAAGTTTACGATTCGTTTTAAAGCCTCGCCCGATTCAAGTGTTGATAAGAAAACGGAACCGATATTTAATTATAATATCTCCGTTGAAGTAACGGACAATAACGGCGAAACGAGAGAAGCGCAGAAGAATATTTCCGTAGGATATAAAAATATGGTCATCAATATCGGGAATGCTGAATTGCTGAATATCGATACGCTGAAAAAGATATATGTATCCACACAAAACCTCGAAGGAGAAGAAATTCCTGCAAATGTTACCGTAAAAATTTCTCCGCTGCAATCGCCGCAAAGGCTTATCAGGAAAAGGTTTTGGAGCCGCCCGGATCAATTTGTAATGGATAAGAAAACGTATCTGAAAGATTTCCCTTACGATGAATACGATAATGAAACCGACCAAACTTCATGGCAAAAGAGCGATGTTATTTATAATCACACAATGAACGATTCTTTGCAAAACGGTTTTGATATTCAAAACAATCATTTACAAAACGGTTGGTATTATGTAGAAGCAACAGCAAAGGATAAGGAAGGCAATGAAGTGAAAGATGTGAAATATATACGTGTCGTTGATTATACAATGGCGCAGAATGAATATCTTTTCGGAAATAACAAAACGCCTTATGTTGAAACAGGTAAAACCGATTCTATAACAATCGGTACAGGCGCGAAAGATGTGTACGTAATTCAATCTTTCGTGAAGAATGATTTCAAAGGAAATCCGACAACGACTTATTCAAATTTTAATATAGATGCTGCACAAAAATTAATCACTTATACAACAAGCGAGAGCGATAAATACGGCGCGGCTTACGGGTTTGCTTTTGTAAAGAACAATCGATTCTACTCTGATATAACTGGAATATATCCTGTTACCATGAATAACAGTTTGAATATTAATTATGCAACATTCCGCGATAAAACGGAACCGGGCGCAAAAGAAAAATTTATTATCAATGTAAAAAATAACGACAGTTCAAATGCAAACGCGGAATTGCTGAGTGCTATGTATGATGGTTCTTTAGATGCATTGTATAAGCAGAATTGGAATTTGCCGTATTTTGGAGTGAATAATTATATGCGGAATAATTGGTCGGGAGGAAATACTTTTAGGAGTAATTATGGAAAAATAAATTATTCCTTTAGAGATAATCGTTATATAAATAAAGTTTATGATGAATTGATATTCGGAAATGTTTACGGGGGCAATTTGATTTCTCATGCTAATCTAAGGCGGTATATTGCTGAATCGGAAAAGCCTTATATTTATAACAGATTAAATGTGCAAGACGCACCTATTCAAAGTTTGCTCAATGGAAAGGCGGCAGGAATTTCTATAAACGGTAATGAAAGCCTTAATGATGTAGTTGTAGTTGGATATGGTGTGCAAAGAAAACAGGCTCTTACAGGAGCGACCCAAAACATTCAAATTCGTGGTACGAATTCTGTGACAAACAACAATCCAATTTATGTTGTAGACGGAGTTGTGGTAAATGATATAAACAATATTTCCCCTGATGATATTACAAGTACAACCGTTTTAAAAGGCGACCAGGCAACAGCACTCTATGGTTCACAAGCAGCAAATGGCGTTGTGATAATTATTACAAAAAACGGCGCTCAACAAACTGCAAACGTTCAACCTCGCACCAACTTCAACGAAACGGCATTCTTCTACCCGCAATTGCATGCCGATAAGGATGGCAATTACAATATAGAATTTACGATGCCCGATGCCGTTACTTCCTGGCGTTGGATGAATCTGGCGTATGATAAAAACCTGAGTTTCGGTTACAGTGAGAAGAATATTCTTTCGCAAAAAACTTTGATGGTGCAGCCGAATGTTCCGCGCTTTTTGCGCGCGGGCGACAGCATTTATTTATCGGCTAAAATCAGCAACCTCAGCGATAAAACTTTGTCGGGCAATGCAACGATTGAATTAATCAATCCGATGAATAATGAAACAATTACTTCCTGGAATGTCAACAGTAATGCGGCTTTCAGCGTAGCCGCCAATCAATCGGCTTCCGTTTTATTCCCCATACATATTCCGGAAGATTATACCGAACCGTTGTCCATCATCATCAAAGCGAGCGCAGGAAATTATTCCGACGGCGAACAGCATGAAGTCGCTGTATTGTCCAACAGAATGTTGGTAACGGAGTCTTTGCCTTTGTTCATGAAAGGCGATGGAACAAAAAATTTCAGTTTTGATAAATTGAAAAACAATGAGAGCAATACTTTGCAGAACAATAGCGTAACGGTTGAATATACTTCAAATCCTGTTTGGTATGCCGTTCAATCGTTGCCTTATCTCATTCAATATCCGTATGAATGTGCGGAACAAACTTTCAACAAGTTTTATGCAAATGCGCTCGGCATGTACATTGTAAAGAGCAATCCCGCGATACAGAGTACATTCAATCAATGGTTAAAAGATACGACGGCATTGCAATCTAACTTGGAAAAGAATCAGGAATTAAAAACGTTGTTGTTGAACGAAACGCCTTGGGTTGCCGCTGCAGAAAGCGAAGCAACGCAAAAAAGAAATGTGGCAAATCTTTTCGACGCAGAAAAAATGAATGGACAATTAACCTCTTTATTAAACAAATTAAAAGAATTACAATTGTCAAGCGGCGGTTTTGCGTGGTTCAAAGGAGGATATGAAAATCGCTACATCACGCAATATATTATAACGGGAATCGGTAAGCTGATGCAGCTGAACAGTCTTCCGAAAAATTACCTGTCGCAATTGTCCAACATTTCCGACAAAGCATTGACATATCTGAGATCCGCTATTGATAAGGATTACAGCGATTTAGTTAAAAATAAAATTGATTTATCGAAAGATAATTTATCATCAATACAAATGCAATACTTATTGGCAAAAAGTTATTTCGATAACGGAAATAATTTATCCAAAGCGGAAAATTATTTTTATCAGCAAGAGAAAAAATACTGGACGAATCAATCCAATTATTTCAAATCCATGATTGCCTTGACGACTTACAGGCACGGCGATAAAATATTTGCAATAAACGAACCCGTGAAATCCGTTTTGGAAAATGCGGTGGAAGACAGCGCCAAAGGCATGTATTGGAAAGATAATCGTGCGGGATATTTCTGGTACCAGGCGCCGATAGAACAGCAGTCTTTGATGATTGATGCACTGAATGAAATTGCAACAAAAGAAAATAATAATGAATTGAAAGATGCCGTTGCAGATATGCAACAATGGCTCATCATCAATAAGCAAACCAACAGTTGGAAAACCACGAAAGCTACAGCTGATGCATGTTACGCTTTACTGAACGCAAATAAAAATTTGAATATTGATAAGAGAAATGTTGCCATTCAATTAGGCAATAAAACAATTCAGCCTGACAAAACTGAAACGGGAACAGGTTATTTTAAAGAGGTCATTAAAGGCAGTGATGTAAAAAATGATATGGGAAATATTACCGTGAAAGTTTCATCGCCTGATAAAAATATTACATCCCCGTCTTACGGAAGCGTGTATTGGCAATACTTTGAGGATATGGATAAGATTACGACAGCGGCAACAAACTTATCTATTCATAAAAAATTATTCATCGAAAAGAATACCGATGAAGGCAAAAAATTATTTGCCGTGAATGACGGAGATGCCGTAAACATCGGCGATAAGCTGGTTTGCCGCATTGAAATAAAAACCGACCGCGACATGGAGTTTGTTCACTTAAAAGATATGCGTGCTTCTTCCATGGAACCTGATAATGTATTGAGCTCTTTTAAATGGCAGGACGGTTTAGGTTATTATGAATCGACAAAAGATGCTTCCACCGATTTCTTTTTCGACATGCTGCGAAAAGGAACGTATGTGTTCGATTACCCTGTGCACATCACGCATTCGGGAAGGTTTTCTTCGGGCGTTGCAACTATTGAATGTATGTATGCGCCTGAGTTTTCAAGCCACAGCAAAGGGTTTATAATAAGGGTAAATGAGAAGTAA
- a CDS encoding GxxExxY protein: protein MTENELSNKIIGIGIEVHNALGAGLLESAYKECFYYKIAKSGLWVEKEKPMPLIFEEVKLDCGYRIDLLIENKLVVELKSVEALTDVHLAQILTYLKLGNYKLGLLMNFNVAKLKDGIKRVINGTL from the coding sequence ATGACAGAAAACGAACTTTCAAATAAAATAATCGGTATCGGCATTGAAGTACACAATGCACTTGGTGCGGGGCTTTTGGAAAGTGCTTATAAAGAATGTTTCTATTATAAAATTGCAAAGTCGGGACTATGGGTTGAAAAAGAAAAACCGATGCCATTGATATTTGAGGAAGTAAAATTAGATTGCGGTTACAGAATAGATTTGCTTATAGAAAATAAATTAGTTGTTGAGTTAAAAAGTGTCGAAGCCTTAACCGATGTTCATCTTGCGCAAATACTGACTTATTTAAAATTGGGAAATTATAAGTTAGGATTATTGATGAACTTTAATGTTGCAAAATTAAAAGACGGAATCAAAAGAGTAATCAACGGCACTTTGTAA
- a CDS encoding DUF4252 domain-containing protein yields MKKNLLLIALFISVSANVFAQKSLDRFVHKYRSTANADYVHVGSFLMALAHPFIPADDDGTRLLKKIHSVEVLDFNINSQQPNVHHDMKLLQSDLIKDGYDELMFVKSEGDRVHILGKIQGDKIVKDCVLLVDSDNEISVVHVTGKINLDEIGNLSGKFGNAKFSVAKN; encoded by the coding sequence ATGAAAAAGAATTTGCTTTTAATCGCACTGTTTATCAGTGTTTCAGCGAATGTATTTGCACAAAAATCTTTAGACAGATTTGTTCATAAATACAGAAGCACGGCTAATGCCGACTATGTGCATGTCGGCAGTTTTTTGATGGCGTTGGCACATCCGTTTATTCCGGCAGATGATGACGGTACGCGATTGCTGAAAAAAATTCATTCTGTTGAAGTCCTTGATTTTAATATTAATTCACAGCAACCAAATGTGCATCACGATATGAAACTGTTGCAATCAGATTTGATTAAAGATGGTTACGATGAATTGATGTTCGTAAAATCCGAAGGCGACAGAGTACATATTCTCGGCAAAATTCAAGGCGATAAAATTGTAAAAGATTGCGTGCTGTTGGTCGATAGCGATAATGAAATTTCTGTTGTTCATGTGACAGGAAAAATCAACTTAGATGAAATAGGAAATCTTTCTGGCAAATTTGGAAATGCAAAATTTAGTGTTGCGAAGAATTAA